In a genomic window of Candidatus Methylomirabilota bacterium:
- the aspT gene encoding aspartate-alanine antiporter produces MDYLVTALREHQELAIFLTLAVGFFIGKLRIGSFTLGTVVGTLLAGVLIGQLDIKVPGIVKTVFFDLFLFTTGYKVGPQFFRGLRKDALPQLAVTVVLCVTCLLSAFAAARLLGYDMGTAAGLLAGAFTESTVIGTAADAINRLDLPAAEKTALVNNIPVAYAVTYLIGTGFVVWFLPTVGPWLMGINLREEGRRLQAEVGGEESMEPGVRSAFQAFSVRAYRVTADRLPNRTVAELEAMPRDLRVSVCRIRHAGQIIEPGPDTVVHKDDVVAVMTHTEALMARGAQIGPEVDDRALLDFPAELLDVVVTQKGVVGKSLSELAALEMARGVFLRKLVRVGQTMPWSRETRIDRGDVLSLVGAKANVERAAAAIGYADRPTVSTDMIFVGLGIFVGGLFGLLSVTIGGVPITLTASGGALIMGLVFGWLRAVRPTFGRIPEPAMWVFDTVGLTVFIGVVGLSAGPSFVSGLERSGPSLLLVGLIVAALPHTIAILFGRYVLRMNPLILLGACSGAGTVTAALRALEETSQSKLPALGYTVPYAVGNILLTAWGPVIVALMR; encoded by the coding sequence ATGGACTACCTCGTCACCGCGCTTCGGGAGCACCAAGAGCTGGCGATCTTCCTCACGCTGGCGGTCGGCTTCTTCATCGGTAAGCTGCGGATCGGCTCCTTCACCCTGGGCACCGTGGTGGGCACCCTGCTGGCAGGTGTGCTGATCGGCCAGCTCGACATCAAGGTGCCGGGCATCGTGAAGACGGTCTTCTTCGATCTCTTCCTGTTCACGACCGGCTACAAGGTTGGGCCGCAGTTCTTCCGCGGCTTGCGCAAGGACGCGCTGCCCCAGCTGGCGGTGACGGTGGTGCTGTGCGTGACCTGCCTGCTCAGCGCGTTCGCGGCGGCCCGGCTCCTCGGGTACGACATGGGCACCGCGGCGGGACTGCTGGCCGGGGCCTTCACGGAGTCCACCGTCATCGGCACCGCGGCCGACGCGATCAATCGTCTCGACCTCCCGGCGGCCGAGAAGACGGCGCTGGTGAACAACATCCCGGTGGCCTACGCGGTCACGTACCTCATCGGCACCGGCTTCGTCGTGTGGTTCCTGCCCACCGTCGGGCCGTGGCTGATGGGCATCAATCTCCGGGAGGAGGGCCGGCGTCTGCAGGCTGAGGTCGGAGGCGAGGAGTCGATGGAGCCCGGCGTGCGCTCGGCCTTCCAGGCTTTCAGCGTGCGCGCCTACCGGGTGACGGCCGATCGACTCCCAAATCGTACCGTGGCCGAGCTCGAGGCCATGCCGAGGGACCTCCGCGTATCCGTCTGCCGCATCCGCCACGCCGGTCAGATCATCGAGCCCGGCCCGGATACCGTCGTCCACAAGGACGACGTGGTCGCGGTGATGACTCACACCGAGGCCCTGATGGCGCGGGGCGCCCAGATCGGCCCCGAGGTCGACGACCGGGCACTGCTGGACTTTCCGGCCGAGCTGCTCGACGTGGTGGTCACGCAGAAGGGGGTCGTCGGGAAGAGCCTGAGCGAGCTGGCCGCCCTCGAGATGGCCCGCGGCGTCTTCCTGCGCAAGCTCGTCCGGGTCGGACAGACGATGCCGTGGAGCCGCGAGACTCGCATCGATCGCGGCGACGTCCTGAGCCTGGTCGGCGCGAAGGCGAACGTCGAGCGCGCGGCCGCCGCCATCGGCTACGCGGATCGGCCCACCGTCAGCACCGACATGATCTTCGTCGGGCTCGGCATCTTCGTGGGCGGCCTGTTCGGCCTCCTGTCGGTGACGATCGGCGGGGTCCCCATCACCCTGACCGCGAGCGGCGGCGCCCTGATCATGGGCCTGGTGTTTGGCTGGCTTCGCGCGGTGCGGCCCACCTTCGGCCGGATCCCCGAGCCGGCGATGTGGGTCTTCGACACCGTCGGGCTGACCGTTTTCATCGGGGTGGTCGGCCTCAGCGCCGGGCCGAGCTTCGTCTCGGGCCTCGAGCGCTCGGGGCCGAGCCTGCTCCTGGTCGGCCTGATCGTGGCGGCCCTCCCGCACACGATCGCGATTCTCTTCGGCCGGTACGTGCTCCGCATGAATCCCCTCATCCTGCTCGGCGCCTGCTCGGGAGCTGGCACCGTCACCGCCGCGCTCCGAGCTCTCGAGGAGACCTCCCAGAGCAAGCTCCCCGCCCTCGGCTACACCGTGCCGTACGCGGTGGGCAACATCCTGCTCACCGCCTGGGGGCCCGTGATCGTGGCCCTGATGCGCTAG
- a CDS encoding AMP-binding protein: MIDLGAALTLGQMVDRAAAQHPDREAIVFKKERVTYAELKRRADDFARGLLALGLGPGDHVVLWMPNRVEWAVANLGLAKIGAVTVTCNSRYKALEVDYVLRQSDARALIMVDRFEAAAIDYLAILGELCPGGDRAAFPMLRHVIVLGGTRPAGAVGFDEVERSGRGGAGAPLDAIVIRPEDAVEMLYTSGTTGEPKGCLLSHGNMYFKCRVYTELHGWTSADRYLVPVPYFHIFGSMGGIAANCLVASTQVLMDVFDPLEAMRLIEAERVTIFSGVPTMFITILGHPAFPRHDLRSLRTGSIGAAPVPVEIMRRIIDRERGLGMDAQVVYGLTEATGGTHWTRSGDPIEKRVATVGVRTSEIEDRVVDPATGLELSRGAEGELCVKGPTLMMGYYNKPQATAEKIRDGWLHTGDMAVKDADGYVRITGRLTDMIIVGGFNTYPAEIENFFLQHPKVLDVSIVGVPDPIMGEAVMAFVIAREGVALEPEEIVAFARGKIANFKVPKYVEIVDRFPLTGSGKVQKFKQKAYAVEKYRLRES, from the coding sequence ATGATCGACCTCGGCGCCGCGCTCACGCTCGGCCAGATGGTGGACCGCGCCGCCGCGCAGCACCCGGACCGCGAGGCGATCGTCTTCAAGAAGGAGCGGGTCACCTACGCCGAGCTGAAGCGCCGCGCGGACGATTTCGCGCGCGGCCTGCTCGCGCTGGGTCTCGGCCCCGGCGATCACGTGGTCCTCTGGATGCCGAACCGCGTGGAGTGGGCCGTCGCGAACCTGGGCCTCGCCAAGATCGGCGCGGTGACGGTCACCTGCAATAGCCGCTACAAGGCCCTCGAGGTCGACTACGTGCTGCGCCAGTCCGATGCCCGCGCCCTGATCATGGTCGACCGCTTCGAAGCCGCCGCGATCGACTACCTGGCGATCCTCGGGGAGCTGTGCCCGGGCGGGGACCGTGCCGCCTTCCCGATGCTTCGCCACGTGATCGTGCTGGGCGGAACGCGGCCGGCGGGGGCGGTCGGGTTCGACGAGGTCGAGCGGTCGGGCCGCGGCGGCGCCGGCGCCCCGCTCGACGCCATCGTCATCCGGCCCGAGGACGCGGTGGAGATGCTGTACACCTCGGGCACCACCGGCGAGCCCAAAGGGTGTCTGCTGTCGCACGGCAACATGTACTTCAAGTGCCGGGTCTACACGGAGCTGCACGGCTGGACCTCGGCGGATCGCTACCTGGTGCCGGTGCCCTACTTCCACATCTTTGGCTCGATGGGCGGCATCGCGGCCAACTGCCTCGTCGCCTCGACCCAGGTGCTCATGGACGTCTTCGATCCACTCGAGGCGATGCGGCTCATCGAAGCCGAGCGGGTGACGATCTTCTCGGGCGTGCCCACCATGTTCATCACGATTTTGGGGCATCCCGCCTTCCCTCGGCACGATCTGCGCTCGCTCCGGACCGGGTCGATCGGCGCCGCGCCGGTGCCGGTCGAGATCATGCGGAGGATCATCGATCGCGAGCGCGGGCTCGGCATGGACGCGCAGGTGGTCTACGGCCTCACCGAGGCGACGGGGGGTACCCACTGGACGCGGTCGGGCGATCCGATCGAGAAGCGAGTCGCGACGGTCGGGGTCCGGACGTCGGAGATCGAGGATCGGGTGGTGGACCCGGCCACCGGACTCGAGCTGTCCCGCGGCGCGGAAGGCGAGCTCTGCGTCAAGGGCCCCACGCTGATGATGGGTTACTACAACAAGCCGCAGGCCACCGCCGAGAAGATCCGCGACGGGTGGCTCCATACCGGCGACATGGCGGTGAAGGACGCGGACGGCTACGTGCGGATCACCGGCCGGCTCACCGACATGATCATCGTGGGCGGGTTCAACACCTATCCCGCCGAGATCGAGAACTTCTTCCTGCAGCACCCGAAGGTGCTGGACGTCTCGATCGTGGGTGTGCCCGATCCGATCATGGGCGAGGCGGTGATGGCCTTCGTGATCGCGCGCGAGGGCGTCGCGCTCGAGCCGGAGGAGATCGTGGCCTTCGCCCGCGGCAAGATCGCCAACTTCAAGGTGCCGAAATACGTCGAGATCGTCGATCGGTTCCCGCTCACCGGCTCCGGCAAGGTGCAGAAGTTCAAGCAGAAGGCCTACGCGGTCGAGAAGTACCGCCTGCGGGAGAGCTAG